One Phycisphaera mikurensis NBRC 102666 DNA window includes the following coding sequences:
- a CDS encoding sensor domain-containing diguanylate cyclase, protein MSPHTLDPAPPVSVGGEAPRRVLVVRDGRLAGLLGDACAATVEVERIPGFLGGLAELITGRADRLLGPAEALAGMREAMAATLLDAGLADRVVLTDPSPSVRDALLEAGFHAVLDAAASGEELAAAIGAGGQAQAAGEAGAEGPQRAAPPPGGPGTPVRPSETLGDSDLVEAIHDAGGGADGRLHGLIVRLLRSESGIPGIELVPEDEPQAGQASVRVCFRGECFGRLQAPPPAVEQALAPWAGWAARWLALEQQTRQLRELAMRDELTGVWNRRYFNRFLARILERAALDRQQVTLLVFDIDDFKSYNDLHGHAAGDAILAGAAQLMQSTVRSHDVVARIGGDEFAVIFWDPRGRREEGSSHPDDVLAIARRFQRAVTDLRFPQLSADAPGTLTVSGGIAGFPWDGRTPAELLQKADLMALESKAQGKNAITLGAGREPPA, encoded by the coding sequence TTGAGCCCCCACACGCTGGATCCCGCACCGCCGGTCTCGGTCGGCGGCGAAGCCCCGCGGCGCGTCCTGGTGGTTCGCGACGGCCGCCTCGCGGGCTTGCTCGGCGATGCCTGCGCCGCCACCGTGGAGGTCGAGCGGATCCCCGGCTTCCTCGGCGGCCTGGCGGAGCTGATCACCGGCCGCGCGGATCGGCTGCTGGGGCCCGCCGAGGCGCTCGCCGGCATGCGTGAAGCCATGGCCGCGACGCTGCTGGACGCGGGCCTCGCGGACCGCGTGGTGCTGACCGATCCGAGCCCCTCGGTCCGCGACGCGCTGCTGGAGGCGGGCTTCCACGCCGTCCTCGACGCCGCCGCGTCCGGCGAAGAGCTCGCGGCCGCCATCGGCGCCGGCGGGCAGGCCCAAGCCGCGGGCGAGGCCGGTGCAGAGGGGCCGCAGCGGGCCGCGCCGCCCCCCGGCGGGCCGGGCACGCCGGTCCGCCCCTCGGAGACGCTCGGCGACAGCGACCTGGTGGAGGCCATCCACGACGCGGGCGGCGGCGCGGACGGCCGCCTCCACGGGCTGATCGTGCGGCTGCTCCGCAGCGAGTCGGGGATCCCCGGCATCGAGCTCGTGCCCGAGGACGAGCCGCAAGCGGGCCAGGCCTCGGTCCGCGTGTGCTTCCGAGGCGAGTGCTTCGGGCGTCTTCAGGCGCCCCCGCCCGCGGTGGAGCAGGCGCTGGCGCCCTGGGCCGGCTGGGCGGCGCGGTGGCTGGCGTTGGAGCAGCAGACGCGGCAGCTGCGTGAGCTGGCGATGCGGGACGAGCTCACGGGCGTCTGGAACCGCCGCTACTTCAACCGCTTCCTCGCGCGAATCCTCGAGCGGGCCGCGCTCGATCGCCAGCAGGTCACGCTGCTCGTCTTCGACATCGACGACTTCAAGTCGTACAACGACCTCCACGGGCACGCCGCCGGCGACGCCATTCTGGCCGGAGCGGCCCAGCTCATGCAATCGACCGTGCGGTCGCACGACGTCGTGGCCCGGATCGGCGGGGACGAGTTCGCGGTGATCTTCTGGGACCCCCGGGGCCGCCGCGAGGAAGGCTCCTCCCACCCCGACGACGTGCTCGCGATCGCCCGCCGCTTCCAGCGAGCGGTCACGGACCTCCGCTTCCCGCAGCTCTCCGCGGACGCGCCGGGCACCCTCACCGTCTCCGGCGGCATCGCCGGCTTTCCCTGGGACGGCCGCACGCCGGCCGAGCTGCTGCAGAAGGCGGACCTGATGGCGCTGGAGAGCAAGGCGCAGGGCAAGAACGCGATCACGCTGGGAGCGGGCCGCGAGCCTCCGGCCTGA
- a CDS encoding Dabb family protein produces the protein MIHHTVYFWLKPNLPEAERHAFLEALRMLVLSPNVYSCRVGTPVRPGRDDADATFDFQLAIEFPSAEDYAAYQSAEDNVHTMFVLENQDKWARIRVYDAVSAQG, from the coding sequence ATGATCCACCACACGGTCTACTTCTGGCTCAAGCCGAACCTCCCCGAGGCGGAGCGGCACGCGTTCCTGGAGGCCCTGCGGATGCTGGTGCTCAGCCCGAACGTCTACTCCTGCCGGGTGGGCACGCCCGTGCGGCCGGGACGGGACGACGCCGACGCGACCTTCGACTTTCAGCTCGCGATCGAGTTCCCCTCCGCGGAGGATTACGCGGCGTACCAGTCGGCAGAAGACAACGTCCACACGATGTTCGTGCTGGAGAACCAGGACAAGTGGGCCCGGATCCGCGTGTACGACGCCGTCTCGGCTCAGGGCTGA
- the tuf gene encoding elongation factor Tu has protein sequence MAKDNFERTKPHVNVGTIGHIDHGKTTTTAAITAVQGAKGLAHFTSYDDVAKASASDGRRDATKIVTIATSHVEYETENRHYAHVDCPGHADFVKNMITGAAQMDGAILVVAADDGPMPQTKEHVLLARQVNVPKMVVFLNKVDLVDDAELLDLVELEVQELLTKYDFEEDTPIIRGAAFPALQNPSDAEASKGITDLMNAIDTWIPEPERELDKPLLISVEDVFSIKGRGTVATGRVERGQVKVGDSVEIVGLRDTQTTTVTGVETFNKPMESAMAGDNVGCLLRGIDKNNIQRGQVLAKPKSITPHKKFEAEVYVLTEEEGGRKTPFFNGYKPQFYFRTTDVTGSIELSGGAEMCMPGDNIKMIVDLGEKPIAMEEGVRFAVREGGRTVGAGAVTKILE, from the coding sequence ATGGCCAAAGACAACTTCGAGCGAACCAAGCCCCACGTCAACGTCGGCACGATCGGTCACATCGACCACGGCAAGACCACGACGACCGCGGCCATCACCGCCGTGCAGGGCGCCAAGGGCCTCGCGCACTTCACCAGCTACGACGACGTCGCGAAGGCCTCCGCCTCCGACGGTCGCCGCGACGCGACCAAGATCGTCACGATCGCGACCAGCCACGTCGAGTACGAGACGGAGAACCGCCACTACGCGCACGTCGACTGCCCGGGCCACGCGGACTTCGTGAAGAACATGATCACCGGCGCCGCCCAGATGGACGGAGCGATCCTCGTCGTGGCCGCCGACGACGGCCCGATGCCCCAGACCAAGGAGCACGTCCTCCTCGCCCGCCAGGTGAACGTCCCCAAGATGGTCGTCTTCCTGAACAAGGTCGACCTGGTCGACGACGCCGAGCTGCTCGACCTCGTCGAGCTCGAGGTCCAGGAGCTGCTGACCAAGTACGACTTCGAGGAGGACACCCCGATCATCCGCGGCGCCGCCTTCCCGGCCCTCCAGAACCCCTCGGACGCCGAGGCTTCCAAGGGCATCACGGACCTGATGAACGCCATCGACACGTGGATCCCCGAGCCCGAGCGGGAGCTCGACAAGCCGCTGCTCATCTCCGTCGAGGACGTGTTCTCGATCAAGGGCCGCGGCACGGTCGCGACCGGTCGTGTCGAGCGGGGCCAGGTCAAGGTGGGCGACTCCGTGGAGATCGTCGGCCTGCGGGACACGCAGACGACCACCGTCACCGGCGTGGAGACCTTCAACAAGCCGATGGAGTCGGCCATGGCCGGCGACAACGTCGGCTGCCTGCTCCGCGGCATCGACAAGAACAACATCCAGCGTGGGCAGGTGCTCGCGAAGCCCAAGTCGATCACGCCGCACAAGAAGTTCGAGGCGGAGGTCTACGTGCTGACCGAGGAGGAGGGCGGCCGCAAGACGCCGTTCTTCAACGGCTACAAGCCGCAGTTCTACTTCCGCACCACCGACGTGACCGGCTCCATCGAGCTCTCCGGCGGCGCCGAGATGTGCATGCCCGGCGACAACATCAAGATGATCGTCGACCTCGGCGAGAAGCCCATCGCGATGGAGGAGGGCGTCCGCTTCGCCGTCCGCGAGGGCGGCCGGACCGTGGGTGCCGGTGCCGTCACGAAGATCCTCGAGTAG
- a CDS encoding carbon storage regulator: protein MLALTRRIGEEVVIGDPDKPLGFVRVVDVSGDRVRLAFSFPREVAINRRELAEEKKTGKPPPAPTP from the coding sequence ATGCTCGCACTCACCCGAAGGATCGGCGAAGAAGTCGTGATCGGCGACCCGGACAAGCCGCTGGGCTTCGTGCGGGTCGTGGACGTCAGCGGCGACCGCGTCCGCCTCGCCTTCTCCTTCCCCCGCGAGGTGGCCATCAACCGCCGCGAGCTGGCGGAAGAGAAGAAGACGGGGAAGCCACCGCCGGCGCCGACCCCGTGA
- the secE gene encoding preprotein translocase subunit SecE, protein MALLRYKPGQGYYTRTLSFIWFLTLAAALTLWIWTELSAIRENAVFWQAGSAIGMSLLFVPLLYWIVNRPKIADFMIATEQEMRKVNWPSQKEIIGSTAVVITGTLIMALILFLINIFFGAFFQSIGILNAGSGAEA, encoded by the coding sequence ATGGCACTGCTCCGTTACAAGCCCGGCCAGGGTTACTACACCCGGACGCTCTCCTTCATCTGGTTCCTCACGCTGGCGGCGGCGTTGACGCTTTGGATCTGGACGGAGTTGAGCGCCATCCGCGAGAACGCCGTCTTCTGGCAGGCCGGATCCGCGATCGGCATGTCGCTGCTGTTCGTCCCGCTGCTGTACTGGATCGTCAACCGGCCGAAGATCGCCGACTTCATGATCGCGACCGAGCAGGAGATGCGGAAGGTGAACTGGCCGTCGCAGAAGGAGATCATCGGCTCGACGGCCGTGGTGATCACCGGCACGCTGATCATGGCCCTGATCCTGTTCCTCATCAACATCTTCTTCGGCGCGTTCTTCCAGTCCATCGGCATCCTCAACGCAGGATCCGGCGCCGAGGCCTGA
- the rpmG gene encoding 50S ribosomal protein L33: MAKSKDAVEFVWLQCTETGDLNYRTPVNVRGGMPEKLKAGMKKYCPRLRKHTLHKIKRK; this comes from the coding sequence ATGGCCAAGAGCAAAGACGCCGTCGAGTTCGTCTGGCTGCAGTGCACCGAGACGGGCGACCTCAACTACCGCACGCCCGTGAACGTCCGCGGCGGCATGCCCGAGAAGCTCAAGGCGGGGATGAAGAAGTACTGCCCGCGTCTGCGGAAGCACACGCTGCACAAAATCAAGCGGAAGTGA